A genomic region of Numenius arquata chromosome 21, bNumArq3.hap1.1, whole genome shotgun sequence contains the following coding sequences:
- the SYTL1 gene encoding synaptotagmin-like protein 1, translated as MLASLVHARHAEPPRPQPPVSRHPPRPAPWGAPAASPHPTMALELGPEALLDLSFLTEEERHAIAEVLRRDWQLRQREEGRISKLRKSLSDPVLLRTLTGDWFCDARAQRHCHHLGSDLVRASIRRRRRPRGAGDLEHGPSLGELEAIGEPLVEEKEDEDGVAEPEESPPTEEAQAAAEPQPSPAAPALERTPVSQPMRQGDIPMREQDIPFQSGDTVGGNPFGTSSVEEDEEEPDSAHSGPDAGQGSRTPQTDQASPGRVSPQNGPAPPGSLLTTSSSVSSLSSSTLSGSLMSLYSEGELGSVAVRGCVQFSLRYDPAKKELQVHVLRCRELAEAKKQRSDPYIKTYLLPDKSNRSKRKTTVRKRSLDPIFNETLKYKLEKRDLQGRTLNLSVWHHDSLGRNLFLGEVEIALGTWDWANTSPEWFSLQPRMPISSDGLTSRGNLNLALKFIPAGSEGGGLPPTGELHIWVKDAQSLIPLQSGTVDAFVQCYVLPDDSKASRQKTRVVKRSLNPLFNHTMVYDGFQAKDLAEACAEFTLWHHEAFSKRQLGGIRLSLGTGSSYGLPVGWMDSTAEERGVWGRLLQQPGQWVEALLPLRTNLVPRA; from the exons ATGCTGGCATCGCTGGTACATGCCCGGCACGCTGAGCCCCCCCGGCCGCAGCCCCCTGTTTCTCGGCACCCGCCCCGgccagcaccctggggtgcccctgccgcgtccccccaccccaccatggCGCTGGAGCTGGGGCCCGAGGCGCTGCTGGACCTGAGCTTCCTGACGGAGGAGGAGCGTCACGCCATCGCCGAGGTGCTGCGCCGCGACTGGCAGCTCCGCCAGCGCGAGGAAGGGCGCATCAG CAAGCTCCGCAAGTCGTTGTCGGACCCGGTGCTGCTGAGGACCCTCACCGGGGACTGGTTCTGCGATGCCCGTGCCCAGCGCCACTGCCACCACCTGGGCTCTGACCTCGTCCGAGCCTCCATCCGCCGCAGGAGGCGGCCACGTG gagcaggggaCCTGGAGCATGGCCCcagcctgggagagctggaggccATCGGGGAGCCgctggtggaggagaaggaggatgaggatggtgtgGCAGAGCCGGAGGAGAG CCCCCCTACGGAGGAGGCGCAGGCGGCCGCAGAGCCCCAG cccagccccgctgccccggcTCTGGAGAGGACCCCGGTGTCACAGCCCATGCGGCAGGGTGACATTCCGATGAGGGAGCAGGACATCCCATTCCAATCAG GTGACACAGTGGGTGGGAACCCCTTCGGCACGTCCAGTgtggaggaagatgaggaggagccCGACTCCGCACACAGCGGTCCCGATGCTGGacag GGGTCGAGGACCCCCCAGACAGATCAGGCGTCCCCGGGCCGGGTGTCCCCACAGAACGGCCCCGCACCCCCGGGCAGCCTGCTGACCACCAGCTCCTCCGTGTCCAGCCTCAGCTCCTCCACG CTGAGTGGCAGCCTGATGAGCCTGTACAGCGAGGGGGAGCTGGGCAGCGTGGCCGTGCGGGGCTGCGTCCAGTTCTCCCTCCGCTACGACCCGgccaagaaggagctgcaggtccatgtcctgcGGTGCCGGGAGCTGGCCGAGGCCAAGAAGCAGCGGTCGGACCC GTACATCAAGACGTACCTGCTGCCGGATAAGTCCAATCGCAGCAAGCGCAAGACCACGGTGAGGAAGAGGAGCTTGGATCCCATCTTCAATGAGACCCTCAAG tACAAGCTGGAGAAGAGGGACCTGCAGGGCCGGACCCTGAACCTCTCCGTGTGGCACCACGACAgcctgggcaggaacctcttccTGGGGGAGGTGGAGATCGCATTGGGCACCTGGGACTGGGCTAACACAAGTCCCGAGTGGTTCAGCCTCCAGCCTCGG ATGCCCATCTCCTCAGACGGCCTCACCAGCCGGGGCAACCTCAACTTGGCATTGAAGTTCATCCCCGCGGGCTCGGAAG GAGGGGGGCTGCCACCCACGGGGGAGCTGCACATCTGGGTGAAGgatgctcagagcctcatccctCTGCAGAGCGGCACCGTGGACGCCTTCGTACAGTg CTACGTGCTGCCGGATGACAGCAAGGCGAGCCGGCAGAAGACGCGGGTGGTGAAGAGGAGCCTCAACCCCCTCTTCAACCACACCATGGTGTACGACGGCTTCCAGGCCAAGGACCTGGCCGAGGCTTGCGCCGAATTCACCCTCTGGCACCACGAAGCCTTTTCCAAGCGCCAGCTGGGGGGCATCCGGCTCAGCCTGGGCACAG GGAGCAGCTACGGGCTGCCGGTGGGCTGGATGGACTCGACGGCGGAGGAGCGGGGGGTCTGGGGgcgcctcctccagcagcccgggCAGTGGGTGGAAGCGCTGCTGCCCCTTCGGACCAACCTGGTCCCCCGGGCAtag
- the CD164L2 gene encoding CD164 sialomucin-like 2 protein produces MAPPCAGALRCALLCALLCAQGLTPTRAALAGECGELRSCETCTASTTSHNGTGCVWVGCGTPEEPEPGRCVQRGAAARETCALYNTSTLCRAALKSHTEEPPQSHSKEPATHSPKTTTTSAPLTGSPEFHPPGFDTASFIGGIVLVLSVQAVVFFIVKFIKSKDSTYQTL; encoded by the exons ATGGCCCCGCCGTGCGCTGGGGCGTTGCGCTGCGCGCTGCTCTGCGCCCTCCTCTGCGCGCAGGGGCTGACTCCCACCCGCGC GGCTTTGGCAGGAGAGTGCGGCGAGCTGAGGTCCTGCGAGACATGCACGGCCAGCACCACCTCGCACAACGGCACCGGCTGCGTCTGGGTGGGCTGCGGGACCCCTGAGGAGCCAG AGCCGGGGAGGTGTGTGCAGAGAGGGGCGGCAGCACGGGAGACCTGTGCCCTCTACAACACCAGCACCCTGTGTCGAG CAGCGCTGAAGTCCCACACCGAAGAGCCTCCACAGTCCCATAGCAAGGAGCCGGCGACACACTCCCCAA agaccaccaccaccagtgcCCCCTTGACGGGCAGCCCCGAATTTCACCCGCCCGGCTTCGACACGGCCAGCTTCATCGGTGGCATCGTGCTGGTGCTGAGCGTCCAAGCCGTGGTCTTCTTCATCGTCAAGTTCATCAAGTCGAAGGACAGCACCTACCAAACACTGTAA
- the MAP3K6 gene encoding LOW QUALITY PROTEIN: mitogen-activated protein kinase kinase kinase 6 (The sequence of the model RefSeq protein was modified relative to this genomic sequence to represent the inferred CDS: deleted 1 base in 1 codon), with protein MEVPGTPPVAGSCWQDPLAVAGTTGRPVCGTRGRESRRRALSIVFVLGREPVACPALHSLRDACRHLRARLHTLPFDTLALGDTATLHRFYNADVAMVELSDSVCQPSLFYHLGVRESFNMSHNVLLCCQTDLPALQALQEDICQKNSDLCGSYTFIPYVVTPQNKVICCNAGAVKCLTELFQPSFETEASFTPLAARLVQLLEGIPTDSCGYFRETIRRDIRRAREMYRGEQLSRELAHIQQRLDSVELLSLDIVVNFLLSYRDVQDYDAIISLVETLQALPTCAVAEQHNVRFHYAFALSRRNRDGDREKALSVLLPVVERGEGTAPDLLCLCGRVYKDMFIDSGFTDTETRDRAFYWYSKAFEVEPSLHAGINAAVLLMAAGHQIETSVQLQQIGVKLSCLQGRKGSLEELHYYWDVGFCLGAGILANDLSKVVQASEKLYKLNAPGWYLVSVMETFLLYKHFQRSPQVPSARQELADFWLGFLLQACQPFVATPHCPVLVLELSKVLRPARLALHSGTEDPALTLALVCPTEEKATSSWTFAATVIRGVSICKRDERGCFLYVVHAEEDFQLYFPSQQHCRWFCDQIQSLLAEQAAGGEEVPSPTQPILEYSYEYSEAGERVVLGRGTFGIVYAGRCLNNQVRIAIKEIPERDSRFSQPLHEEIALHKHLRHRNIVQYLGSVSQDGFIKIFMEEVPGGSLSSLLRSKWGPLKDNEPTIVFYTRQILDGLSYLHDNHIVHRDIKGDNVLINTYSGVLKISDFGTSKRLAGISPSAETFTGTLQYMAPEIIDQGPWGYGKPADIWSLGCTIIEMATGKPPFYELGSAQAAMFKVGMFKMHPEVPESMSDKAKTFILRCFQADPAERATAAALLQDPFLTDARRARSRPLPPAGGDAPDFGQQDGDVEGSDGSRGCSSARQDAPVRGTAGSPLLPCHPGEAASSRSYLGTAQGSAGSDRSPRSSSPEENRDGFLLRKDSKRRATLHRVLTTEAPAIVTALEGSQGTAGARLSSEHLSQLLSCLRSYIQCPSQHQLCQDLLALQSRLRAEGLSLCHLQAPLFGFQAAVRRVLRQHHIKPHWMFALDDTISRAVQAAFTVLVRDLGLKASCLRGDGAKDTSDDDDPVPPRLSIPRSQPQQDSTNSGLSTDPSTQVDPLPSLQAPSALVAQLCRLRTETGRLLQELAEKEQEWQRLMQRVLRSGDNDTTVPSQPQCSGDPPPGYLALGQDCSPLSPQPPQGQADPLLLQWLQRHGTDPATTATLLSHGFTLRDLLDCATRDDLFYVGIRRGPAYRLWATILEHRQPLAQGMGSEPQCCDTSLGDPATGAATPGAGRTVTEGTPPKWEQPDAAAPAPCPMEKSGYAQQ; from the exons ATGGAGGtgccggggacccccccagtcgctgggagctgctggcaggaccCGCTGGCGGTGGCGGGCACGACGGGCCGGCCGGTGTGTGGAACCCGGGGACGGGAAAGCCGGCGACGGGCGCTGAGCATCGTCTTCGTGCTGGGCCGGGAACCCGTCGCCTGCCCCGCGCTGCACAGCCTGCGGGACGCCTGCCGTCACCTGCGGGCACGCCTGCACACCCTGCCCTTCGACACCCTGGCACTGGGCGACACCGCCACCCTCCACCGCTTCTACAACGCAG ACGTGGCCATGGTGGAACTGAGCGACTCCGTCTGCCAGCCCTCCCTCTTCTACCACCTGGGGGTCCGCGAGAGCTTCAACATGTCCCACAACGTCCTGCTGTGCTGCCAGACCGACCTGCCTGCCCTCCAGGCCCTGCAG gagGACATCTGCCAGAAGAACTCG gACCTCTGCGGCAGCTACACCTTCATCCCCTACGTGGTGACACCCCAGAACAAGGTCATCTGCTGCAATGCCGGGGCCGTGAAGTGCCTGACGGAGCTTTTCCAGCCCAGCTTCGAGACAGAGGCTTCCTTCACCCCGCTGGCAGCCCGGCTCGTCCAGCTGCTGGAGGGGATCCCCACCGACTCCTG CGGGTATTTTCGGGAGACGATCCGGCGGGATATCCGGAGGGCGCGGGAGATGTACCGAGGGGAGCAGCTGAGCCGGGAGCTGGCCCATATCCAGCAGCGCCTGGACAGCGTGGAGCTGCTCAGCCTGGACATCGTGGTCAACTTCCTCCTCTCCTACCGCGACGTGCAG GATTACGATGCCATCATCTCTCTGGTGGAGACCCTCCAGGCGCTGCCGACCTGCGCCGTGGCCGAGCAGCACAACGTCCGCTTCCACTACGCCTTCGCCCTCAGCCG GCGTAACcgtgatggggacagggagaaggcCCTGTCGGTGCTGCTGCCCGTGGTGGAGCGCGGGGAGGGGACTGCCCCCGACCTCCTCTGCTTGTGCGGCCGCGTCTACAAGGACATGTTCATCGACTCCGGCTTCACCGACACCGAGACGAGGGACCGGGCTTTCTACTG GTACAGCAAAGCCTTTGAGGTGGAGCCGAGCCTCCACGCGGGCATCAACGCCGCCGTCCTCCTCATGGCCGCTGGGCACCAGATCGAAACCTCCGTGCAGCTGCAGCAAATCG GGGTGAAGCTGAGCTGCCTGCAGGGTCGCAAGGgcagcctggaggagctgcaCTACTACTGGGATGTGGGATTTTGCCTGGGAGCGGGCATCTTGGCCAACGACCTCAGCAAAGTTGTCCAAGCCTCTGAGAAGCTCTACAAGCTCAACGCACCAGGCTG GTACCTGGTATCCGTCATGGAGACCTTCCTGCTCTACAAACACTTCCAGAGGAGCCCGCAGGTCCCCTCTGCCCGGCAGGAGCTGGCTGATTTTTGGCTGGGCTTCCTCCTCCAGGCGTGCCAGCCCTTCGTTGCCACACCACACTGCCCG GTCCTGGTCCTGGAGCTCAGCAAGGTCCTGCGGCCGGCTCGGTTGGCACTGCACAGCGGCACAGAGGATCCCGCCCTGACACTCGCCCTCGTCTGCCCCACGGAGGAG AAAGCGACATCGAGCTGGACCTTTGCAGCCACAGTCATCCGGGGTGTCAG caTCTGCAAACGCGACGAACGGGGCTGCTTCCTCTACGTGGTGCACGCGGAGGAGGATTTCCAGCTCTActtcccctcccagcagcactgcCGGTG GTTCTGTGACCAGATCCAGTCCCTCCTGGCCGAGCAGGCGGCAGGTGGTGAGGAGGTGCCCAGCCCCACGCAGCCCATCCTGGAG TACAGCTATGAGTACTCAGAGGCGGGTGAGCGGGTGGTCCTGGGCAGGGGGACATTTGGGATCGTCTACGCCGGGCGCTGCCTCAACAACCAAGTGCGCATCGCTATCAAGGAGATCCCGGAGCGGGACAGCCG GTTCTCGCAGCCCTTGCACGAGGAGATCGCCTTGCACAAGCACCTGCGGCACAGGAACATCGTGCAGTACCTGGGCTCCGTCAGCCAGGATGGCTTCATCAAGATCTTCATGGAGGAGGTGCCGGGAG GGAGTCTCTCATCCCTTCTGCGCTCCAAGTGGGGACCCCTGAAGGACAACGAACCCACCATCGTCTTCTACACCCGGCAGATCCTTGACGGGCTCAGCTACCTCCACGATAACCACATCGTGCACCGCGACATCaag GGAGACAACGTCCTCATCAATACCTACAGTGGGGTGTTGAAGATCTCCGACTTCGGTACCTCCAAGAGGCTGGCGGGCATCAGCCCCAGCGCTGAGACCTTCACGG GCACGCTGCAGTACATGGCCCCAGAAATCATCGACCAAGGGCCGTGGGGCTATGGGAAGCCAGCAGATATCTGGTCCCTGGGCTGCACCATCATCGAGATGGCCACGGGCAAGCCACCCTTCTACGAGCTGGGCAGCGCCCAGGCTGCCATGTTCAAG GTGGGCATGTTCAAGATGCACCCGGAGGTGCCCGAGTCCATGTCGGATAAAGCCAAGACGTTCATCCTGCGCTGCTTCCAGGCCGACCCAGCCGAGAGGGCCACGGCCGCCGCGCTGCTGCAGGACCCCTTCCTCACCGATGCCAGGAGGGCTCGGAGCCGGCCCCTGCCCCCGGCAGGGG GTGATGCCCCCGACTTcgggcagcaggatggggatgtGGAGGGCAGCGATGGGAGCAGGGGGTGTTCCTCAGCCAGGCAGGATGCCCCGGTGAGGGGCACGGCAGGCAGCCCCCTGCTCCCGTGCCACCCCGGCGAGGCAGCCTCCAGCCGCAGCTACTTGGG cactgcccagggctCGGCTGGCTCCGACCGCAGCCCCCGCTCGTCCTCCCCTGAGGAGAACAGGGACGGGTTCCTCCTGCGGAAAGACAGCAAGCGCCGGGCCACCCTGCACCGTGTCCTCACCACCGAGGCACCCGCCATCGTCACCGCCTTGGAGGGGAGCCAG GGCACGGCGGGTGCGAGGTTGAGCTCGGAGCATCTGTCTCAGCTGCTGAGCTGCCTGCGGAGCTACATCCAGTGCCCCAGCCAGCACCAGCTGTGCCAGGacctgctggcactgcagagccggCTGCGGGCGGAGGGGCTGAGCCTCTGCCACCTCCAGGCTCCCCTCTTCGGCTTCCAGGCAGCG GTGAGACGGGTGCTACGCCAGCACCACATCAAACCCCACTGGATGTTTGCGCTGGATGACACCATCAGCCGGGCGGTGCAGGCAGCTTTCACCGTGCTGGTGAGAg ACCTGGGACTGAAGGCCAGCTGCCTGCGGGGGGATGGCGCCAAGGACACGAGTGACGATGATGACCCCGTGCCACCGAGGCTGTCCATCCCAAGGAGCCAACCCCAGCAGGACAGCACCAATTCGGGGCTCAGCACCGACCCCAGCACCCAGGTGGACCCCCTACCCTCCCTGCAGGCACCCTCGGCACTGGTGGCACAGCTCTGCCGCCTCCGCACGGAGACGGGCAG GCTGCTCCAGGAGCTGGCGGAGAAAGAGCAGGAGTGGCAGCGGCTGATGCAGCGGGTGCTTCGCTCCGGGGACAATGACACCAcggtccccagccagccccagtgcagcggggacccccccccggggtaCTTAGCTCTGGGGCAAGATTGCTCTCCCCTgagtccccagcccccccagggacagGCTGACCCCCTCCTTCTCCAGTGGCTGCAGCGGCATGGCACGGACCCGGCCACCACGGCCACG CTCCTCTCCCACGGCTTCACCCTGCGGGACCTGCTGGACTGTGCCACCCGTGACGACCTCTTCTACGTGGGCATCAG GCGTGGGCCAGCGTATCGCCTCTGGGCAACCATCCTGGAGCATCGCCAGCCCCTCgcccaggggatggggagtgaGCCCCAGTGCTgtgacacgtccctgggggaccCAGCCACTGGGGCTGCCACCCCGGGGGCTGGCAGGACGGTGACAGAGGGGACA CCCCCCAAGTGGGAGCAGCCAGATGCAGCGGCTCCAGCCCCATGCCCGATGGAGAAGTCGGGGTACGCGCAGCAATAA